From bacterium HR34, one genomic window encodes:
- the atpF gene encoding ATP synthase subunit b encodes MEGGILEALGIDFKILMAQVVNFVILFLIFKKFLAKPLANVLQKRKETVEKIIKDSKTLEEKLAQIEKIRKQELEKAKQEYAKILEKAKISSQEMADKIIAQAKEQADRIIKEAKEQAIAQKVEMKNELKKELEEVFIKALSSILQKEYNQQERQRVLEELEKSLTIQK; translated from the coding sequence ATGGAAGGTGGAATTTTGGAGGCTTTAGGAATAGATTTTAAGATTTTAATGGCGCAAGTTGTTAATTTTGTGATTCTATTTTTAATTTTCAAAAAGTTTTTGGCAAAACCTCTTGCCAATGTTTTACAAAAAAGAAAAGAAACAGTTGAGAAAATTATTAAAGATTCTAAAACCTTAGAAGAAAAATTGGCGCAGATTGAAAAAATAAGAAAACAGGAATTGGAAAAAGCAAAACAAGAGTATGCGAAAATTCTCGAAAAAGCAAAAATTTCTTCGCAGGAGATGGCAGATAAAATAATAGCGCAGGCGAAAGAGCAGGCGGATAGAATTATAAAAGAGGCAAAAGAACAGGCGATTGCTCAAAAAGTTGAAATGAAAAATGAATTAAAAAAAGAATTAGAAGAGGTATTTATAAAGGCTTTGTCATCTATTTTACAAAAAGAGTATAACCAGCAAGAAAGACAAAGAGTTCTTGAAGAACTTGAAAAATCTTTAACAATTCAAAAATAA
- the atpE gene encoding ATP synthase subunit c: MEGDLTQLAMGLAIGLGAIGPGVAVGMIGSKAMEGIARNPEATGKIQTAMILSIAFAEAITIYALVVALIMKFVG; this comes from the coding sequence ATGGAAGGAGATTTAACACAATTAGCAATGGGCTTAGCAATAGGTCTTGGGGCAATTGGCCCTGGGGTTGCAGTAGGTATGATAGGTTCAAAAGCAATGGAAGGAATAGCAAGGAATCCAGAGGCAACAGGAAAAATTCAGACTGCGATGATATTGTCTATTGCTTTTGCTGAAGCAATTACTATTTACGCTTTGGTAGTTGCTCTTATAATGAAGTTCGTAGGATAA
- the atpB gene encoding ATP synthase subunit a — protein sequence MTLALALVSVLLVQYYGIKNLGFFTYLSKFVRIKGGPIQMFLGLIEVISEFAKVLSFSFRLFGNVFAGEVLLFTMFSLVPYIAPIPFIGLEFFVGFIQALVFSLLTAVFIKVALSHAH from the coding sequence ATGACATTGGCTTTAGCTTTGGTTTCTGTTTTGTTGGTGCAGTATTATGGGATTAAAAACTTAGGATTTTTTACTTATTTGTCAAAGTTTGTAAGAATTAAAGGAGGGCCAATACAAATGTTTTTGGGGTTAATAGAAGTTATTTCAGAATTTGCAAAGGTGCTGTCGTTTTCTTTCCGTTTGTTTGGTAATGTTTTTGCAGGTGAAGTTTTGCTGTTCACGATGTTTTCTTTGGTTCCTTATATAGCGCCGATTCCTTTTATAGGTTTGGAATTTTTTGTTGGTTTTATACAAGCGCTTGTTTTCAGTCTTTTAACAGCAGTTTTTATAAAGGTCGCCCTATCGCACGCTCATTAA